TGGGTTCTTGTAGCCTGGCGTTCTCTTCTATATTGATGTACTTCTTAGCTCGTTCTTGTACATCACTTGAAGAGGTTGGGTGTCTCTTTGAGATGGACTGGGAGAAGGGTCCTTCTCGAAGTTCGTTGACTAGGCCCATTATCACTGCTTCAGTAGGTAGGTCCTGGATTTCCAAACACGCTttattgaacctttccatgtagtCTCTCAGGGATTCTCTGACCTCATATTTTACTCATAGCAGGCTTGGTGCATGCTTGACTTTGTCTTTTTGGATTGAGAAATGCGTAAAAACTTGCGCGAAAGGTCGTCGAAGCTGATCACTGACCTAGGAGAAAGGCCGTCAAACCACTTCATGACTGTGTTTGTTAGAGTTGTCGAAAAAGCCTTACAACGAGTGGCGTTCGACGCGTCGGCTACGTACATCCGACATTTGAAATTACTGAGGTGGTGCTTCGGGTCAGTCGTACCGTCATAcaggtccatatcagggctcTTAAAGTTTATGTGAACTTTAGCCCTCATGATATCTTCAATGAATGGGTCATCTTCTCCTAACGGGGTGTCTTCTCAATCTCTGCGGGAATTCTTATTTCGAAGGTCGGATTCCTGCCTTGAGAGCTTTTCTTCAAGCTCTCTTCTTCGCTCGATCTCTCTCCTTAGGCTTCGGTCTACCTCTCGTTGTCGTTCTAGCTCTTGCTCTAGCTGTTCGAGTCGACTTTGGCGGCCATGCGGTAACCCCATTAGGTCAGTGGAGTGAGGTTGTCCATCTTTTTCGGATTGATGAACCTCAGAGGAGATTCTTTTTGGACCCTGGGTATTCGAGGGACCTTCACCGTGCTCTCCTTCCATTCCCTGTAGGGATATTATTGCTCAGTCGTTGTTGACCGCGTCCTGGTGTTCTTGTTCAGACTCCGATGCGATGTGTCCGTCTTCATGCTGGTCGTCTGCCATCATGCGTTGATCTTCTAGGTCTCCGTCAACGTCACCAATGTTCTGAGACTTACCTAGAACCGGATGATTGGGCTCGAATGGAAGGCCCAAACGTTAAAGGAAGGTGGCCTCTGACTTGTTTCTCCCTGAGAGCCACTGTCCGAGTTGTGAGTTTTGAagaatgggggtggtacctgcgaagacactccgatgcctaagttagcaagggggTAAGCAGGTTTTGAATGTATATTGAAACTTAGTTTTACCTTagtgtgtcagtgtatttatatgtGATGAAtcaataaccaccgttgaagTAGTTCCACTTCTAATGGTGGATAatcgtccctttatcttagggttgTTGAGATATCTCTTCTAGGAGTGGGTGAGAGATTTGAGGAGgcagttatttatttaaatcTGCTAGCACGTGTCGAATCCGACTTCTTTTGAGAAAGTCGGGTGAGCGGTAAAAGCCATCCCTTTGAATTGGACCTTTTTAACTTAATCGGATTTGACCATGAAAATGgattttctccattttttttttcactggagagaataaagtgtgatatctcacctttaattctataaatgagactaaaaattaataagaaagaaaaaatagtgaatGATAAGATTACAAACTAGATactatccaatttttttttactgaagAGGATCTACTCCCATTGCATTGGGTTAGAATATGAAcagtaattaaacctaataataaaaataaaacttcaCGGTGCTTATTGTCTAACATTAATAATAGTAGAAATATTAGTATAATAGCGAAAAGAAATCATATTattctaaaacaaaatatatgatattgtataataattactaataataatatataaaatatgctaataataataaaaaataaatattattctaataaatttgataattatCTCTAACCTATTTctcattaataataatagagtaaaattttaatttttattaattaagttaaaaCAAGACAAGCATATTaacataacaataataataataataagaagcaTAAAGTATGTGTTTTTGTCTTTAatgttgtgattttttttaaaaaatatttctatcgTTTAACTGTATTAAATTTTGTTCTTATTGTTTTTggtttatatcaaaattatttttagatgttaattttatttgaaatattgaagataaaataaaaaatatttaaaatctaatttgatACATTTGTATTAATGACATGATAGattataaacaaataaacaatattGTGATAAGTAATATCAAACTAATATGTGCTAATTAAATAGAGTATTATCTTACGTGACAtatctattattatattattaaacgTTATTAAACTATAATGTGACACATCGCGAACCATCTATAATAGTACGTGGTAGAAAAACGAATAAAAAATCAATGTGTATAATATTAGTcaatttaaatgatattttttttataccaTTTAAATCTTAAACGACTTTGATGCACGAAAGTTAATCTCATGAATTACTTTAAAGTTTTATTTCATGTAAGttgtgtaataataataaaaaaaagaagtaaataGTGAATAGTGGATTTGTGGTCCATAGATGTACCCTAACAAAATAAGACGGAAACAACTAAATGCGTGAGGAACTGACATGTTGTAttgtcatatatttttttaggtaTTAGCCAAATTTTGGTATAATACTCATTTAttgacaaaatattttttgtgtgtatTGACAATACACTTTCATATACggtatatttaaatataaaaaatataatacaatttTTGAGAATTATCTCAccctcaaaattttaaaaaatgctataaaatttaatgattattaaatttacaccaaaatttagttaatatttaaaagattgCCTTGCATGCATTATCGTGCGAaggtaataatattattttttataatatattttaattttggtagGTTAAAGATGAATAATtataagtttaaattttatttaaaaatttattattaattaataaattattatatatgtaaaataatatttgtttataCTGTTTAGAGTTGGTTATAgtattaaatcattaattattgagtcaccaaaaaaaaaatcattaattattGATTGCTAAGGAGCACGAGTCAGACGGGCCATCCTGCTTGCATGCGGATGCACGTGGCGACAGACCACTGGCATTGTGGATCCCAAATCAGATTCCCTCTCAAAGaatcattgatgaattttttttgtccctttttttcCATCTCTCTctttaattattgaataatatctcaaattaatttttaaattaaattattaagcaaaaaataatattccAAATCAGtttgttaaataaaatttagtagaatattttaatttcttaacaaattttaattattaaattaatttaaaatttttattttattagataaatcaatcttttcatatcaaattatttatctacataaaaacaaatttaaaaatttttaaatattattatatttttattaaataataacaaaaatttatttgttttatttttactaaaattcaACGTAAAACCTGATATATctgataaaaaaagaattagacATTGAGTTAATATTTTTTGATGCAGAaacttatttaatattaaaatttgttgaaatttaaattctctaattaaaatttcatttagaatttttttaattttaaaaaatcaatatttCTTATTTCATAAATCATTTTGAACATTAacatttaacaaatttttatttttttaacctctccttttgctttctttttctttaatgtaTGTGTTTTTTGAAGCCTCACAAACTTTAATTCCAAGttttagacttttttttttcttaggggagaggagaggagaggagaggagaggagaggagaggagagaagagaagagaagagactAGAGAGGAGGCCCGTGTGTAAATGTGTATTGTGAGTCTGTGAGCGATATCATATCATATGCAGCAAAGAGGGAGAACCAATAACCGAAGATCAAGGAGCTTCACGAGGTCTCGTCTTGCCATAGAGGGCTCTTAAGTTATTACATCTTCGCACACATACACAATTCACCCAACctatttcattcttcttctccccTTCAATTCCATTTCCATTCTGTGTCTGCCGGCCATGGCTTCAGGTCCAACCGCATTTCTTCTCATTCACTCTCCTTCTACTTAATAATATTCCATGAACATGAATCAATTGCGTTTCATTTGCATCTGCCATTGCAGGTATGGACGAGCGTGAAGTTCAGAAAACCTACTGGATCGAGCATTCGGCTGATCTATCGGTGGAGGCCATGATGCTCGATTCCAATGCTTCCGATCTCGACAAGGAGGAGAGACCTGAGGTACATTAACCTCCATTGGATTCACTGGCTCGTTCTATCAATGGTTTCTTGTGCTCACttaattgaatctttgattgaatttcctaataatataaatattaaaacatTTCAGATATGTTCTCTCCTCAACTTCATTTCCTAATATCACATTATTGTATGACTACTCTCTCTTGCTACTTTTAAACCAGAATTGactgttattattatattcaatgCTTccctctagaattagggttttttatttatcattagAAATTGTAGAATATCACTCTTTTTATactgggaaaaaaaaaagaatcagttttcctatatttaaataaatttgtaaaaataatatttaaaatactgtAAATCTGATTTCAGTAGTGTATCAACTTTTGTTTTAGAAGTTAAACTAGTAAGCACAATTAGGTTTTAGCTTTGAGCTGTAATTGAAACAAACCAGAGAAGGTGACACATTATGCCAAGAATCAAGATCACTTTAAGAAAACATAAATCGCtttattttgaaatcaattctgatagaatttaattttatacagAATTAATTCAACACCCACCGACACGTGTATGCTACTGCATTTAGCTTAAAACTTTGTTGGATATTCATAACAGTCAGCAAAAGCAAATTGCTAAtttctatttaaatattttccAGTATCCCACTATCACATATCTTTCTTCCCCACCTtttatcattttcattttttctgttttcttttggTATTCAAAGTCTGTGCCTTTCAACTCATCTATTTTTGTTAACATAGGTACTGTCCCTGCTACCAGCTTATGAAGGAAAGTCAGTTTTAGAGCTTGGAGCAGGTATTGGAAGATTTACTGGTGAATTGGCTGAGAAAGCTGGTCAGTTGGTTGCTCTGGACTTTATTGAGAGTGCAATAAAGAAGGTAAGCATGGTCTTTTTGATACTCTGGAAATTGATGGTTTATACTTAGATCAGGGCAACAAATTTTGTTAATTCTACCCATTGTCAGGTAACCTGAATTAGTTATCTCCCATAATTTTTGTAGAATGAAAGCATTAATGGACACCACAAGAATGTCAAGTTCATGTGTGCTGATGTCACATCTCCAGACTTGCATATCTCTGAAGGATCGGTTGATGTGATATTCTCAAACTGGTTGCTTATGTACCTTTCAGACAATGAGGTCAGCTTTCTTATTATTAAAGTACATGagttttgtgattttgttttaCAGTTAGGCTTGTCAAAATAAACAGGATGTACCCGCTTGAAGTAGTGGTACATGGTTCCAAATTAATTACAAGGAGTTTGTAAATTTCCAACATCAATTTCAGTTGTGAAATTAAATTGAACGTCAATATTAATGGCTTTCATTAATTCGTCTGTTCTATTTCTGGCCTCCGCATTTTGCTATTTATTACAAatgatttttttcctttatctGTCTTCTATAGGTGCACCTGGCTTCATACCATTACTTGATGcttatttttccttcaattTCATTGTAGGTTGAGTGTTTAGCAGCGAGGATGATAAAATGGTTAAAAGATGATGGATGTATATTTTTCAGAGAATCTTGTTTCCACCAATCTGGAGATTCAAAGAGAAAATACAACCCTACTCACTACAGGGAGCCCAGATATTACACAAAGGTTTGTTGTTTGGAGTGCACAACCCAACtccctaatttttttctttctgcaAATTGAGATGATATGGGGAGTATGCATTGATGGAGCAGGGCAGAGTAAATGCGCATTGTCCCATATCTGCTTAATTAGTTGACTTCGAAATCAGTTGGATGAAGAAATTGTCTTCATAGATGCAATTCGCTAATCCTTATTGCAAGCAAAAATGTCTTCAACTTGTTATATCGCATCTTCTTGATGTTCTGTTTAGAATACATGTGAAACTGATCACACATTCTTTTTATCTGTCTATATCTGTTTTACATGCAGGTATTTAAAGAATGCTGCATGAGTGATAATACTGGGAATTCCTTTGAACTTTCTCTTGTGGGATGTAAATGCATCGGAGCTTATGTTCGGAATAAGAAGAATCAAAACCAGGTAACAAGATTCgttttctatttgtttttatgatttagtCATCTTAAATTCAGCTTATCATAATGATTGACAATATATATGCATAAATAATATCTCTGTTGCACAGATTTGCTGGATATGGCAGAAAGTTAGCTCACATGATGATAAGGGGTTCCAGCGATTCTTGGATAGAGTTGAGTATAGCAATGAAAGTATTTTGCGATATGAGCATGTGTATGGCAAAGGCTTTGTGAGTGTCGGAGGACTTGGTATGCCTTTACATTTTTACCTTGCTATCTCAGATATGTTTAGTTTTTgttaaaattgaagaatgatctTCCTTGGTGTCAAAATACATCTTATTCTTTGCAAGAATAAGCTTCCCTTACAGTTACTTGGCTGTGGTTGTTGAAAGGTTTCATGTGCACTTACTAAACTAGCATCAAATCATTATATTGCTCATGCAAAAGCTGAAATACATTACTGGTTGActtgtcatttaagttactTGTTCCATGACTACAAGTTCTAATCTGTTTTGTCACCTCTTTTGCCTTTAGGAACACAATGTAGATTGATTTTGGATTTATAGGAGAATGATTATGTGCACAAGAAAGAGATTTACCagtgacaataaataaaagtgaaatCTAGTATTtctaatctttttattttgaatattggATCTTCTTTGACTTGTCACTTAATATCATTATAATTGACTTAGCTTCTTAATATATTGCTGCCTTTGTCCAATAATAACTGTCCTTAGCAAAAATTTTTGTCCTAAATTATTTAGAATTTGTGAATATCTATGAAGCATCAATTGATATTTTTCTAGCTTTACCCTTGTATTTATTAACTCAATTTAATATAGTAATCATACATTAATGGAAAAATGTAAAGGGTAATTTAGTCAAAATTAGCTGATCTTTTTCCACATTTGAGTCAATCTAATGATTTCTTAATCCTATTGTGAAAACCTTAACAGAAACTTACTAGTGGATGGGAGTAGTATATTCGACTTGGGGACATTTGGTTAGTGCtgctaaaaaaaatatcattttacaAAATGTAACATCTTGAAGTCTTATAAATATGAATAACCAAAATTTGACGAAATCAAGTTGTGGTGGTGAATGGAGAAAGTACTCGGCTACTAGCCATTCTTAACTTGTTCCTTACTGAATTTCTTTGCCCAAAAAGCATTgtcattaatattatttttttctatgaaGAACCTATTGTTTGGATTAGGATTTTTTGTTGTTCTTTACTTTCACAtcgtttattttatttgtccatGTGTTTGTGTTTCTTGCTTGGCCAGAAACTACAAAAGAATTAGTGGCAAAGTTGGGACTAAAGCCTGGACAGAAAGTTCTGGATGTTGGTTGTGGTGTTGGTGGAAGTGACTTTTATATGGCTAAAAATTTTGATGTTGAGGTTGTTGGCATTGACTTCTCCATAAATATGATTTCTCTTGCTATTGAACGCGCTATTGGACTCAAATACCCCGTTGAATTCGAATGTGCCGATTGCACTAGAAAAACATATCCAGTGAACACATTTGATATAATCTACAGTCGTGATGCTCTGTTGCACATTAAAGTAAGGAACCAAAccttatttttccttttaaatttgattttttatttattattattattattattttttaaatcaagcTTTTTGTAAAGTCACATGATAGttgaaaattgttaaataacaatttagtcaaacatgtcaaattatctaacaatttttaaatatcaacttcatATGTGAGTCTCTACCTTAACTCATTCTTTGCCTTCTAAATTATTAAATGTGtttgtttggatttttttaaaaaaaaaattaaagaaagtaattttatatgtatatgtatagaaAAATGATTAAGAGTCTTAACTCATCTTTctaatttctaaataaaaaaaagttttgaatatttttatctttttgatatttaaaaaaataacatattgaATGTTTACTTATTTATGTATTAGGAGGATAAATTAGAATTCCTAGTCATTACTCATCATTATAAGGGTGTTGGGacacaatttttaaaaagtacttaaaaaaaatctattttagcAATATGAtgcttttttaaaatataaaaattaagaaacaaatcATGGATTGTATCTTAGAAAAATTACCTATATTTTCCATCCAAATATTttgctaattaaaaaaaaagatttttttaaagataaaagaacaaATACTTTTTTCAAAAGTAGACCTCTTGATTTTGAGAATATATGCTATGCCTTTTTTCCCCCTACagttcatttaatttttatttttaatgcctCTGatatctgttttctgcaatttactgtGGATTAATACAGGATAAACCAACACTATTTA
The genomic region above belongs to Arachis duranensis cultivar V14167 chromosome 3, aradu.V14167.gnm2.J7QH, whole genome shotgun sequence and contains:
- the LOC107481885 gene encoding phosphomethylethanolamine N-methyltransferase, which encodes MASGMDEREVQKTYWIEHSADLSVEAMMLDSNASDLDKEERPEVLSLLPAYEGKSVLELGAGIGRFTGELAEKAGQLVALDFIESAIKKNESINGHHKNVKFMCADVTSPDLHISEGSVDVIFSNWLLMYLSDNEVECLAARMIKWLKDDGCIFFRESCFHQSGDSKRKYNPTHYREPRYYTKVFKECCMSDNTGNSFELSLVGCKCIGAYVRNKKNQNQICWIWQKVSSHDDKGFQRFLDRVEYSNESILRYEHVYGKGFVSVGGLETTKELVAKLGLKPGQKVLDVGCGVGGSDFYMAKNFDVEVVGIDFSINMISLAIERAIGLKYPVEFECADCTRKTYPVNTFDIIYSRDALLHIKDKPTLFKSFHQWLKPGGILLITDYCKNAENPSVEFADYIERGGYHLHDIKTYEQMLENAGFVNVIAEDRTDLFVETLQKELNDLEKKKNEFVDDLSEEYYNETVKRWKGKLNRGESGEQKWGFFIAKKE